Proteins encoded in a region of the Methylobacterium radiotolerans JCM 2831 genome:
- the ubiA gene encoding 4-hydroxybenzoate octaprenyltransferase, with protein MNGTVFDDGRPADAVSGHWVDRRAPRPWRPYLRLARIDRPIGWWLLLLPCWWSAALAAIAADQAFPDPWHCLLFLIGAVAMRGAGSTYNDIADRDLDAQVERTRLRPLPSGQVRPRHAALFLVIQALIGLAVLLQFNAEAVVIGLCSLLPVAIYPFMKRVMPMPQAILGLAFAWGALMGWAAVFARLDPPALLLYAGALCWVIGYDTIYAVQDIEDDEIAGIRSSARLFGRHVRLAVGLCYALAALFVVLAARGAGAGPVGYLGIAAFAGHLAWQVLSLRERDGRGALTLFRSNRDAGLILFVGLTADALLRNLA; from the coding sequence ATGAACGGCACGGTGTTTGACGACGGGCGGCCGGCCGATGCCGTCTCCGGGCACTGGGTCGACCGGCGGGCGCCCCGACCCTGGCGCCCGTACCTGCGCCTGGCCCGGATCGACAGGCCGATCGGCTGGTGGCTCCTCCTCCTCCCCTGCTGGTGGTCGGCCGCCCTGGCGGCGATCGCCGCGGACCAGGCCTTTCCCGATCCCTGGCACTGCCTCCTGTTCCTGATCGGCGCGGTCGCGATGCGCGGGGCGGGCTCGACCTACAACGACATCGCCGACCGCGACCTCGACGCGCAGGTCGAGCGCACGCGCCTGCGCCCCCTGCCCTCCGGGCAGGTGCGGCCGCGCCACGCGGCCCTGTTCCTGGTGATCCAGGCCCTGATCGGGCTCGCCGTCCTGCTGCAGTTCAACGCGGAGGCGGTGGTCATCGGCCTGTGCTCGCTGCTGCCGGTGGCGATCTACCCGTTCATGAAACGGGTCATGCCGATGCCGCAGGCCATCTTGGGCCTGGCCTTCGCCTGGGGCGCGCTGATGGGCTGGGCCGCGGTGTTCGCCCGCCTCGACCCGCCGGCGCTCCTGCTCTACGCGGGCGCCCTGTGCTGGGTGATCGGCTACGACACGATCTACGCGGTGCAGGATATCGAGGACGACGAGATCGCGGGGATTCGCTCCTCGGCCCGCCTGTTCGGCCGGCACGTGCGGCTCGCCGTCGGGCTGTGCTACGCGCTGGCGGCGCTGTTCGTAGTGCTGGCGGCGCGCGGGGCCGGAGCGGGGCCCGTCGGGTATCTGGGGATCGCCGCCTTCGCCGGGCATCTCGCCTGGCAGGTCCTGTCGCTGCGCGAGCGCGACGGGCGCGGTGCTCTGACGCTGTTCCGGTCGAACCGGGATGCGGGCCTGATCCTGTTCGTCGGCCTCACCGCCGACGCGCTGCTGCGCAACCTGGCCTAG
- a CDS encoding 16S rRNA (uracil(1498)-N(3))-methyltransferase has product MPAYDFTAPRLHVAADLAAGVILPLDRAQANYLLNVLRRGPDDPVLVFNGRHGEWRAHLVQTGRKGADLHVAAQTRPQTERADLHYLFAPLKSARLDYLAQKAVEMGAGTIRPVITRFTQGDRVNIDRLRANAVEAAEQCGILAIPECPEPERLPAALAGLAPGRLLVFCDEDAPVRDPVAALRAAGDPLAPPPLAVLVGPEGGFSEEERALILARPNTVALSLGPRILRADTAAVAVLTLVQAVLGDAR; this is encoded by the coding sequence ATGCCGGCCTACGACTTCACCGCTCCGCGCCTCCACGTCGCGGCCGATCTCGCCGCGGGGGTGATTCTGCCCCTCGACCGAGCCCAGGCCAACTACCTGCTCAACGTGCTGCGCCGCGGGCCGGACGATCCGGTCCTGGTCTTCAACGGCCGCCACGGCGAGTGGCGCGCGCACCTGGTCCAGACCGGGCGCAAGGGCGCCGACCTCCACGTCGCCGCGCAGACGCGCCCGCAGACCGAGCGCGCCGACCTGCACTACCTGTTCGCCCCGCTGAAGAGCGCGCGGCTCGACTACCTCGCGCAGAAGGCGGTGGAGATGGGGGCCGGGACGATCCGTCCGGTTATCACCCGGTTCACGCAGGGCGACCGCGTCAACATCGACCGGCTGCGAGCCAACGCCGTCGAGGCCGCCGAGCAGTGCGGGATCCTGGCGATTCCCGAATGTCCCGAGCCCGAGCGCCTCCCGGCCGCGCTCGCGGGCCTCGCGCCCGGGCGGCTCCTCGTGTTCTGCGACGAGGACGCGCCCGTGCGCGACCCCGTCGCGGCCCTGCGGGCGGCCGGCGACCCGCTGGCGCCGCCCCCGCTCGCCGTGCTGGTCGGCCCCGAGGGCGGCTTCTCGGAGGAGGAGCGGGCGCTGATCCTGGCTCGGCCGAACACCGTGGCGCTCTCCCTCGGGCCGCGCATCCTGCGGGCCGACACCGCCGCCGTCGCCGTGCTGACCCTGGTGCAGGCGGTGCTCGGCGACGCGCGCTGA
- a CDS encoding sulfurtransferase TusA family protein: protein MRDEDPDCVDLDLSGLKCPLPVLRTRKALRGLAAGQTLVVTCTDPLAALDIPNLVREEGARLDAAERLGGPPAVRLRFRITVSARPPHS from the coding sequence GTGCGGGACGAGGATCCGGATTGCGTCGACCTCGACCTGAGCGGCCTGAAATGTCCGCTTCCGGTTCTGCGCACCCGCAAGGCGCTGCGCGGCCTCGCTGCCGGCCAGACGCTGGTGGTGACCTGCACCGACCCGCTGGCCGCCCTCGACATCCCGAACCTCGTGCGCGAGGAGGGCGCCCGCCTCGACGCCGCCGAGCGGCTCGGAGGGCCGCCCGCGGTGCGCCTGCGCTTCCGCATCACCGTGTCCGCAAGGCCGCCGCATTCCTGA
- a CDS encoding DUF6101 family protein → MHGADTAPRFVASPLPVVGRVSGARRAAGIALAYAAEDAEIVGADRFSLILVDAEGDVLQRLGSFEEDDVVAVWRDIAARAGLVRMIVREDGLLVPVSQQIGRLILGQVRIRRRHAGLGRRRPRFLARRKTGRLPARPQIFRGENEIIART, encoded by the coding sequence ATGCACGGTGCCGACACCGCGCCCCGCTTCGTCGCTTCGCCGCTTCCGGTCGTCGGCCGCGTCTCCGGGGCGCGCCGGGCCGCCGGGATCGCGCTCGCCTACGCCGCCGAGGACGCGGAGATCGTGGGCGCCGACCGGTTCAGCCTGATCCTGGTCGATGCCGAAGGGGACGTGCTGCAGCGCCTCGGCAGCTTCGAGGAGGACGACGTCGTCGCCGTGTGGCGCGACATCGCGGCGCGGGCGGGACTCGTGCGGATGATCGTCCGCGAGGACGGCCTCCTCGTCCCGGTCTCCCAGCAGATCGGCCGGCTGATTCTCGGTCAGGTCCGCATCCGCCGCCGCCATGCCGGCCTCGGCCGCCGGCGCCCGCGCTTCCTGGCCCGCCGCAAGACCGGCCGGCTGCCGGCGCGCCCGCAGATCTTCCGCGGCGAGAACGAGATCATCGCCCGCACCTGA
- a CDS encoding glutamate--cysteine ligase, translating to MARDSNDTTPLTTRAELIEWFAAGEKPRARFAIGTEHEKIPFYRETRTPVPYEGDRGIRALLEGLARETGWEPILDLGNIIGLSAEAGGAISIEPGGQFELSGAALPDVHATAAELATHLAATKRVADPLGIGFLTLGMSPRWRRDETPVMPKSRYRIMAGYMPKVGSLGLDMMLRTATVQVNLDFASEADMVRKMRASLALQPVATALFANSPFTDGRPNGFLSRRSEIWRDTDAHRTGMLPFAFDAGFGYEAYVDWLLDMPMYFVKRGDTYHDVSGASFRDLMAGKLPQLPGEFATVSDWANHASTAFPEVRLKRFLEMRGADVGDPGMIAAQAAFWAGLLYDESALDAALDLVKGWSPANREAARATAPRLGLATPVANTTLGAVAAEALAIARAGLRARGRRDAEGRDEVIYLQPLEAIVAAGRTRAEDLLADYEGRWGACVRPAFTECVF from the coding sequence ATGGCGCGCGACAGCAACGACACCACGCCGCTCACCACGCGCGCCGAACTGATCGAATGGTTCGCGGCGGGCGAGAAGCCGCGCGCGCGCTTCGCGATCGGCACCGAGCACGAGAAGATCCCGTTCTACCGCGAGACCCGGACGCCGGTTCCCTACGAGGGCGACCGCGGCATCCGGGCGCTCCTGGAGGGGCTCGCCCGCGAGACCGGCTGGGAGCCGATCCTCGATCTCGGCAACATCATCGGCCTGTCGGCGGAGGCGGGCGGCGCGATCTCGATCGAGCCCGGCGGCCAGTTCGAGCTGTCCGGCGCGGCGCTCCCCGACGTGCACGCCACGGCGGCGGAGCTCGCCACGCACCTCGCCGCCACGAAGCGGGTCGCCGATCCCCTCGGCATCGGCTTCCTGACGCTGGGCATGAGCCCGCGATGGCGGCGCGACGAGACCCCGGTCATGCCCAAGAGCCGCTACCGGATCATGGCCGGCTACATGCCCAAGGTCGGGTCCCTCGGCCTCGACATGATGCTGCGCACCGCCACCGTGCAGGTGAATCTCGATTTCGCCTCCGAGGCCGACATGGTGCGCAAGATGCGCGCGTCCCTGGCGCTGCAGCCGGTCGCGACCGCGCTCTTCGCCAACTCGCCCTTCACCGACGGCCGGCCGAACGGCTTCCTGTCGCGCCGGTCCGAGATCTGGCGCGACACGGATGCCCACCGCACCGGAATGCTGCCCTTCGCCTTCGACGCGGGCTTCGGTTACGAGGCCTATGTCGACTGGCTGCTCGACATGCCGATGTACTTCGTCAAGCGGGGCGACACCTACCACGACGTGTCGGGCGCCTCGTTCCGCGACCTGATGGCCGGCAAGCTCCCGCAACTGCCCGGCGAGTTCGCCACGGTCTCGGACTGGGCCAACCACGCCTCAACGGCCTTCCCGGAGGTGCGGCTCAAGCGCTTCCTCGAGATGCGCGGCGCCGATGTCGGCGATCCCGGCATGATCGCCGCCCAGGCGGCCTTCTGGGCGGGGCTCCTCTACGACGAGTCGGCCCTGGACGCGGCCCTCGACCTCGTGAAGGGGTGGAGCCCCGCCAACCGCGAGGCCGCGCGGGCCACGGCGCCGCGCCTGGGGCTCGCGACCCCGGTGGCCAACACCACGCTCGGGGCCGTCGCCGCCGAGGCCCTGGCGATCGCCCGGGCGGGCCTCCGGGCGCGGGGCCGCCGCGACGCCGAGGGTCGGGACGAGGTGATCTACCTGCAGCCGCTCGAGGCCATCGTCGCGGCCGGGCGCACCCGGGCCGAGGATCTCCTCGCCGACTACGAGGGACGCTGGGGCGCCTGCGTGCGTCCGGCCTTCACCGAGTGCGTCTTCTAG